Proteins found in one Triticum urartu cultivar G1812 chromosome 4, Tu2.1, whole genome shotgun sequence genomic segment:
- the LOC125552895 gene encoding homeobox-leucine zipper protein HOX13-like: protein MKRQIKRPTRSQESPEPGEKLAFAEKENLLAAYMEHDEPELEEADEEEEEEERAMSCGLGGKKRRLALEQVRALERSFETDNKLDPERKARIARDLGLHPRQVAVWFQNRRARWKTKQLERDFNALRARHDALRADCDALRRDKDALAAEIHELREKLSTKPETSVKAEAAGNADAAEERLQQATMIGAAVCKDGSSDSDSSAVFNDEASPYSGAVFEQQGFMGFGASFLDSASAAAATAGGGCSSLPMLEPKWPGAYPYDAGRSGGYGFTEEWLAGSDAIGNDGSAAFFSEEHVSNLNFGWCSSGAEGFDLQSYCKK from the exons ATGAAGCGGCAGATCAAGAGGCCGACCCGCAGCCAAGAATCGCCAGAGCCAG GGGAGAAGCTGGCGTTCGCTGAGAAGGAGAACCTGCTGGCGGCGTACATGGAGCACGACGAGCCCGAGCTGGAGGAggccgacgaggaggaggaggaggaggagcgcgccaTGTCGTGCGGGCTGGGCGGCAAGAAGCGGCGGCTGGCGCTGGAGCAGGTGCGCGCGCTGGAGCGCAGCTTCGAGACGGACAACAAGCTGGACCCGGAGCGCAAGGCCCGCATCGCCCGCGACCTCGGCCTGCACCCGCGCCAGGTCGCCGTCTGGTTCCAGAACCGCCGCGCCCGCTGGAAGACAAAGCAGCTCGAGCGCGACTTCAACGCGCTCCGCGCCCGCCACGACGCGCTCCGCGCCGACTGCGACGCGCTCCGCCGCGACAAGGACGCCCTCGCCGCCGAG ATACATGAGCTGAGGGAGAAGCTGTCCACCAAGCCGGAGACGTCGGTGAAGGCGGAGGCCGCCGGCAATGCCGACGCCGCGGAGGAGCGCCTGCAGCAGGCGACGATGATCGGCGCGGCGGTCTGCAAGGACGGATCCTCGGACAGCGACTCGAGCGCGGTGTTCAACGACGAGGCGTCGCCGTACTCCGGCGCGGTCTTCGAGCAGCAGGGCTTCATGGGGTTCGGCGCGTCGTTCCTGGACTCGGCGTCGGCGGCCGCGGCCACCGCGGGCGGCGGCTGCTCGTCCCTGCCCATGCTGGAGCCCAAATGGCCCGGCGCGTACCCGTACGACGCGGGCAGGTCCGGCGGCTACGGGTTCACGGAGGAATGGCTGGCCGGCTCGGACGCGATCGGCAACGACGGCagcgcggccttcttctccgaggaGCACGTCTCCAACCTCAACTTCGGCTGGTGCAGCAGTGGCGCCGAGGGTTTTGATCTCCAGAGTTACTGTAAAAAGTGA